The Brachyhypopomus gauderio isolate BG-103 chromosome 2, BGAUD_0.2, whole genome shotgun sequence genome contains a region encoding:
- the rnf7 gene encoding RING-box protein 2 produces MPFYAMAEMDDGDEPGLVHTQSCSSGPKSGGDKMFSLKKWNAVAMWSWDVECDTCAICRVQVMDACLRCQAENKQEDCVVVWGECNHSFHNCCMSLWVKQNNRCPLCQQDWVVQRIGK; encoded by the exons ATGCCCTTTTATGCCATGGCGGAGATGGATGACGGCGACGAGCCGGGTTTGGTGCACACGCAGAGCTGCTCATCGGGTCCCAAGTCAGGGGGAGACAAAATGTTCTCTCTCAAGAAGTGGAATGCCGTGGCAATGTGGAGCTGGGATGTCGAGTGTGACACGTGCGCCATTTGCCGGGTCCAAGTAATGG ATGCATGTTTGAGGTGTCAGGCAGAAAATAAACAGGAGGACTGTGTTG TTGTATGGGGAGAGTGCAACCACTCCTTTCACAACTGCTGCATGTCCCTGTGGGTAAAACAGAACAACCGTTGCCCGCTCTGCCAACAAGACTGGGTCGTTCAGAGGATCGGCAAGTGA